In Thermanaerovibrio velox DSM 12556, the genomic stretch CGTTCACGAGGAATAGATCCACCGCCAGGAAGTCTCCCCCTATGGCTCCGTGGACCCCCTTGAGAAGGTCCCTCATGGCGCTGTCCACGGGCTGGTTTGAGGTCCTGCCCCCCCTTGCGGTGTTTGTTATCCAGCTCTGGCTCTCGCGCCGCACCGCACACACCGGCTCTCCACCGATGATGAAGGCCCTTACGTCGAAGCCACCCTTTTCCACGTACTCCTGGATGAAGAATGTCTGGTGGTTAACCCCAAGCTGCTGCTTGTGTTCCACCACCGCCTCCAGGGCCTCCCGGTCGTTGACCTTGGCGAGAAGGCGTCCCCAGCTTCCGCAAAGGGGCTTCAGCACCGCCGGGTAACCAAGTTCCTCCACCGCTCCCATGGCCCCCTCCTGAGACAGGGCCACCCTCCAACGGGGCTGCGGGATCCCAAACCTCTGAAGCTCCAAAGCGGTGAGCATCTTGTTTCCGCACAGCGCCATTACCTCCGGAGGATTGGAAACCCGGACTCCTGCTGCATTTAGGCACCTGGCGAGCATCTCGTTCTGGCCGTGGGATATGCACCTGCAAAGGGGCACAGAGCCGGCCTCCAGGGGAAGCTCACCCCCCAAGACCCATTCCGATACGTCCAACAAACGGGACCTGATGCCCATCTCGAGGGCCCTCTGATGAAGCAGCTTTTCCTCCACCCTAAGTCGAGTGTAGAGCACCAACAGGTCCACCCTATTCCCCCCAGTCCTCCTGCACCTGCGGGGCCTCGGTGAGCTCCAGGGGCTCCAGGGACAACACCTCCAGCTCCACCCCGCAGTCCGGACACGGCACTATCTCGCCCACACAGGAGCCCTCTGGCAGGCTAACGACTCCCTCGCACACCACACAAATCCCGTTAAGCCTCGTACCATCCATCCAAATCTCCTCCCTTCGGCATTGGAACATTGGAAAATAAAAAAAGGACCCGTCCCCGAAGGGACGAGTCCTTGGAACTCGCGGTACCACCCAACTTGAACGGCCTCGACAGAAGCATGGGAAGCCGTTCCTCTCTCGGGCCTTTGACGGAGCCCACCCGGGAGACGTACTCCGGTCCCCGCAACGGGAGACCTTTCCGCCCCGGCTCCGCGGACCTTGGGCCTCACGGCGGACCCAGACCCCTCTCAGCCGGTGGAGGTCATTCTCTGTAGGATCCGTCTCTCCGCTTGGCCATCCGCATCATGGCCTTTCCCCTATAACACCCCTCAATGTTCAGGGAGCCTTCGTTGGGGGAAAGGATATTCCAACCCGCACGTCCTGTCAATACCCCATCGTAGATAAACTTGAATCTAAATAATCGCCGGTTTACTTATAAACGTTCACTCTCGTAAACTATTTTTTATCAGACCCCCATACCAGTCAAGTTTATGCCCTGGAGTTCACGAAGGCCATCTCGCCACCCACCATGACCCACAGCGGACGGTGCCTCACGTCCGTGGGATCCCCGGTCCAAAGGACGAGATCCGCGTCCTTCCCGGCCTCCACGGAGCCCATCCGATGGCCAATGCCGAGGTGCTCCGCCGCCCTTAAGGTCACCCCCCTCATGGCCTCCAGGGGGTCAAGACCATGACGGACCGCCAGTGCCACCGCCACCTGAAGGGTCTCGATGGGTATCACCGGGTGGTCGGTGATGATGCAGTACCTCACCTTGGCCTTGCTGAACGCCACCAGGGTCTCCCAGGTCTTGTTCCTCAGCTCTATCTTGCTCTTGGAGGACTGGGTGGGGCCCACCGCAACGCTTACCCCATCACGGGACAGGGAGGCCAAAAGGTCCGCCACAAGGTGACCCTCGGTGCCGTGCTCCAGGGTGAAGGGAACCCCAAACTCCCTGCACACCCTGACGGCGGTGCAGATGTCGTCCGCCCGGTGGCAGTGAATCCTCAAGGGACAGCGGCCCTCCAAAACGGGGATCATGTTCTCCATGCCAAGGTCCAAGTCGAAGTGCTCCCCCTTCTCCAAGGCCCTCAGCTTTCTCTGCCGATAGTTCAAGGCGTCCTGAATCGCCTTCCGCAAACAGTAGGCGTTCCCCATCCGGGTTGAAGGCAGCCGATCCTTCCTGCCGTGAACCCTCATCGGGTTCTCCCCAAGAGCCGCCTTCATCCCCGAATGGGGAAGCACAAGCATCTCGTCCAAGGTCCTCCCAAAGGTTCTTACCACCGCCCCTGACCCACCGATGACGTTGGCGCTGCCTGGGACCACGTTAACGCAGGTGACCCCAGCTTCAAGGGCGTTAGAAAAAGCCTCGTCGTTGGGGTTTATGCCGTCCAAGGCCCTCAATCCCATGGTAACCGGCGAGGTCTCCTCGTTCACCGGATCCGGGTCCTCTGGGACCCCCTCCTCACATATGCCCGCATGGGTGTGGGCGTCGATAAGGCCCGGGGTGAGTATGGCCCCCTTGGCGTCTACGACCTCCACGGGACCCTTTAGCTCCACGTCCTCCCCCACCTGGACTATCCTGCCACCCTCAATCAGAACCGCACCCCTCGATATCTCCGCCCCTTCCCCTTCCTTCATGGTCCAGATCCTTGCGTTCACCACGGCCTTCAAACAAGATCACCTCCGCCTGGTTTTTCAGTATATGTTAAGGCAAAGCATGATGACTATGAAGGGGCTTTTAAGCCCCACTAGAGGTCCGTCGGCGTAACAGAATCCCTGTCGATAGTTGGTAGGACCCTTTAGTAGCACCATGCGATTGCCCGTCTCAAAAACGGGCTGCGGGCTACTGGAGCTCCAAGGAACTTAGGGGGTAATATCCAGCAGATGCCCACCAATAGTTTCCCTGGCTTCCCCCGCCTTAAAATCATGGCCGAAACCCATCAGCACAGTCCCATGTGGGTTTTTGGAGGCAACCACTCATCCCAAAGACCAGCAGGCCGTCGTATGGTAAATCAGGATCCAACCCGTGAGGCCTATGAGTTAGATCTTCCAGCGCTGTTTTGTATCACCCGATACAGATCATGGGTGGCGGTTTGTGTATATTCCTCACAACCGTTGCCACCTTCTGTAGTTTTTGACTCTCTTATCCCGGAGGTGCACCGCAATGGGCGGATACATATACTCGGACCTCTTTGACCAGCGGAGCCAGGAGGTTATGAGACGTTTTTTCCTGGAAGAAGTTGCCCCCCTGGGAATCATAAGGGACTATCGCCGGGGCAGCTCAGTGGACCATGAATCCGCCACGAGGTCCATGGGGGTGGTGGTCAAGGGGTGCATTTCAAAGTCCATGGTGAGCGCCGGGGGTAAGGAGAAGCTGCTCTACTTCTTAAGGCCCGGTGAGATATTCGGGGAAATGGACCTGTTGGATGGAGGATCCTTCCCATACGTCCTTTGTGCCAGGATGAAGAGCAGCGTGGCATATGTGCCCCTGTGCGAAGTTGAAAGCCTTTTGGCCTCAAGGCCGGAGTCATATCGGTTATTCATCCACAGCATGACCCGTAAGTTCCGGATAGCAGCTTTGCAGTTAGCCAACAGTGTATTTAACGATGCGGGGGGCGAAGGTGGCGGAGGCGCTGCTCAGGCTATGTTCTTGCTTGGATCCATCAGAGGCTGGTGGCATGGCCGTATCGGTGACTCAGCAGGAGCTGGCGTCCAACATAGGATGTTCAAGGGTCACCGTGGCAAGGGTTCTAAAGAGGTTCGAGCGGGAAGGGGTGGTGGAGCGGAGGGGTAGGAAGATCGTGGTGTCGAACTTAGAAGCCCTTACCGGATTAAGGGATGGGGTCAGGTAGTTCCTCGCTACCCTTAGGAATTTTTTCTTTAGGAGGGAAGACGTTGTTAAAGCTAGTGGGCGTAGGGATAGTAGTTCTAGGGTTGAGCTTGCGCCTTAACCCGCTGCTTGTGGTACTGGGGGCCGGTGTGGCCACCGGTCTGGTGGCCCACATGGGGGTTTGGGACATACTGGAAGCCCTGGGCAATGCATTTGTGACGAACCGCTATATGTCCCTTTTCGTGCTCACCCTTCCGGTGGTAGGTATACTGGAGAGGCACGGTTTGCGAGAACAGGCGGAGAGATTTGTATCCTCCCTAAGAGGCGCCACTGCAGGGCGGGTTATGCTGCTTTACATGCTGTTCCGCCAGCTAACCTGTACACTTGGCCTTCAGCTTGGGGGACACCCCACATTTGTAAGGCCCATAGTGGCCCCCATGGCGGAGGGTGCCCTTGTTAAGAACGGCCCCTTGAGCCCAAGGCTTTCCGATAAGGTCCGGGCAATGGCGGCCTCGGCGGAGAATTACGGCAACTTCTTTGGCCAGCTCATATTCATAGCCTCCGGAGGTCTGCTCCTAATAAAGGGGGTTATGGATCAGGCGGGACACCCGGTGGATCTCATGAGGATGGGGCTTTATGCCATCCCCACCGCGGTCTGTGCACTTGGGGCTGCGTTCGTCAGGTTCACCCTGTTCGACCGCTCATCCGCCTCAGGGATCTCAAAGGGGGGTGAAGTGGATTGAAACCATCGGTTGATCACCTGTACGTCCTGGTGGGGTTGCTCCTCCTGGTCTTCGCGGTAAGGTCCTTTATTGACAGGGATAACCCCAAGAGAATTGGCACCGGCTCGTTCTGGCTCGTCTACGGACTTACGTTTTTGTTGGGAGGGTTGGTGCCTCCTAGGGTC encodes the following:
- a CDS encoding amidohydrolase; this translates as MVNARIWTMKEGEGAEISRGAVLIEGGRIVQVGEDVELKGPVEVVDAKGAILTPGLIDAHTHAGICEEGVPEDPDPVNEETSPVTMGLRALDGINPNDEAFSNALEAGVTCVNVVPGSANVIGGSGAVVRTFGRTLDEMLVLPHSGMKAALGENPMRVHGRKDRLPSTRMGNAYCLRKAIQDALNYRQRKLRALEKGEHFDLDLGMENMIPVLEGRCPLRIHCHRADDICTAVRVCREFGVPFTLEHGTEGHLVADLLASLSRDGVSVAVGPTQSSKSKIELRNKTWETLVAFSKAKVRYCIITDHPVIPIETLQVAVALAVRHGLDPLEAMRGVTLRAAEHLGIGHRMGSVEAGKDADLVLWTGDPTDVRHRPLWVMVGGEMAFVNSRA
- a CDS encoding DUF969 domain-containing protein; the encoded protein is MLKLVGVGIVVLGLSLRLNPLLVVLGAGVATGLVAHMGVWDILEALGNAFVTNRYMSLFVLTLPVVGILERHGLREQAERFVSSLRGATAGRVMLLYMLFRQLTCTLGLQLGGHPTFVRPIVAPMAEGALVKNGPLSPRLSDKVRAMAASAENYGNFFGQLIFIASGGLLLIKGVMDQAGHPVDLMRMGLYAIPTAVCALGAAFVRFTLFDRSSASGISKGGEVD
- a CDS encoding RimK family alpha-L-glutamate ligase, with translation MDLLVLYTRLRVEEKLLHQRALEMGIRSRLLDVSEWVLGGELPLEAGSVPLCRCISHGQNEMLARCLNAAGVRVSNPPEVMALCGNKMLTALELQRFGIPQPRWRVALSQEGAMGAVEELGYPAVLKPLCGSWGRLLAKVNDREALEAVVEHKQQLGVNHQTFFIQEYVEKGGFDVRAFIIGGEPVCAVRRESQSWITNTARGGRTSNQPVDSAMRDLLKGVHGAIGGDFLAVDLFLVNGEWMVNEVNDGGEFKNSLEPTGVDIPGLIVRNLLDKQGGIVK
- a CDS encoding helix-turn-helix domain-containing protein, encoding MAVSVTQQELASNIGCSRVTVARVLKRFEREGVVERRGRKIVVSNLEALTGLRDGVR
- a CDS encoding alpha-aminoadipate/glutamate carrier protein LysW encodes the protein MDGTRLNGICVVCEGVVSLPEGSCVGEIVPCPDCGVELEVLSLEPLELTEAPQVQEDWGE